CAGACTTGTGATCTGATCATTCCACAACTTGAAGATCTCACTTTGTTACGTTTTTCACATTCACTTACTTAAGTTTgctcacatttatattttatgaataaattgATTCTAATACTAAGAAGAAACTCAGCGGAATTGCTGGAATTaatcattaaatcaaatgaCGATGTAACTTTCTCAAGGGAAGTTGTTTGGTGTAATATCCACAGAGGAACATGAAGGACTGATATCGTCCAGTTAGTTGAAACTATTTCTCTTTCACCCTGAGAAAAGCCTTGTGCACTACAGCAACTCATTAACCAGGGAAAAGAAACGATCCATTAGATCTTATAGTAGTTACATAGTTGTTGAATTGAACCAATCAGGAACATGTGTTGTGTCAGTTACTCCTCCATTGATGAAACGTCTTACAGATGGAAATTGTGTTGTTACAGCATGTGGTCATCTTCCCTGCATTTCTTCTTCAACAGTTATTACAACAGTTATTAGTATgtgtgcctgtttgtttttgtacctctttaggaccttttcgAGCAGAAACACTGACCctgtcaggaccagtggaccttATGGGGACCAAAGTTCGGCCCTAATAAGGATTTATTGACAATAAAAgaagatataatataataaataacttgTTCTTTCAATTCCCAATTTCTAAATAGAAGTTCTGAATCAATGATCCATGTACAATATGTGAAAAGTTTAgtttagaagtgtgtgtgtgtgtgtgtgtgtgtgtgtgtgtgtgtgtgtgtgtgtgtgtgtgtgtgtgtgtgtgcgcacctctggggaaaaaaagcacgAGATAGACGACACGGTTTTGTTCTTCAAATATATAATCTTAGCTCAGTCATACAGATATATACAttgtataataaataatatttataaaaacataacatttacgattataaaataaaaagggaattattcactttaaaacatttgtacaaaacTTTGGATATAGCGGGGGGGGTGTATAGGgggagtgggaggagggagggagggagggagcacaGAACGGTGGAGGGCTGCGTTCGAACATGACGCAAATGCTAAGCTATGTCACAAAGAGAGGACGGCCTGTACACACCACCGGGgagcttgtgttgttgttgttgaatatACTTGATAGGAAGCAGGTGGGACTGTCAGGACATGTTGTCTGGAAACCTCACAGTTTGTTCCACCTTTGTGAAGAGGCAGCCTGTCCCACTCAtgcaccatccatccatcatccatccatccatcatccatccctccatccatccacctctGTGTCGCTAgcagccatcacacacacacacacatcctgtatAACTGTCTTTAATGTTTTCGGAATCCAAAGTCGagatactgttttttttttctgggcgCCAAATATCACAACAATTTTCCTCAAGCGTTTAAAAAACCCATTTGCTCAGAGAAACAGCGATGGCCGGGGTGTTTTTTGGGGGAGCGCTGACAAGAATACAAGTTCATAAATCATGCTTCTTAAAAACCTCAGATGTCTCACTGAGGGGGTATGGAGGGAAAGGAAGGAtgtgacagccaatcagaatccaGTCTGGTCTGCACATGTCATCACATGTCCCCCCTTTTTTTATTACAGTGATAAAAGATTTGCCTAAAGTCTCAAAGTCGACCTTGATGATTGCACGTAGCTTCAGATGAGACGATCTTTGCTCGTAAAGCGTGACTCAAATTCAGCCGTAGACCATTGATCTGCTCGCTGGCACAAATTTGAAAACTTGATTTTCTCCAAAACGCTGCTTCACCCGACGTAATGTAACGTTGCATCAAACCAACAATCGATTTACAGGTTGATCGTGACCCAGGAACAAACTCCCACAGAAACAATGCTCAAATGTTTACCACCTGGAGTTATGTGAAACTGAATAGTGCATAAACATGTGTAGGGTTGTTGTGGATTGAGCAcgtggatcacacacacacacacacacacacactccctcctgcATACCTCCACTCCCAGCCCATTGGTAATATTTCAGAAATGCAGGGATATAAAATCCGGCTGTAGCATATATCTCTTCCAGGCTTCCCCCTGGTTGACTGGTGCAGTAGCGCTGGTCAGCAGGGAGGAGCAACACTGAGGATTTCATCTGCTCAGTAGTTTTTTTACGAAACACAGGACGGTGGCACCTCCGCTGGCCGCCCGCTGCTCGTAGTTCAATCAGTAGTCACAAAGTGATGGATTCCTGGGGCTGCCGACGTGCTCGATATCACTTGGGACTAAGTGACGGTTTAGAGGTTGGTttagtttaaagaaaaaataaaatcaaagtaaaGGTCAACCGGCACAGACTGCCCGGAGCGGTGAGGTGTTAGTTagacaaatgcttttttttttacttaaaagcAAAGAGAGTCTGaaagtttcttttctgttttttttttactgcattaaTCTCACAGGTACAAAGTGTTACTGTACATGCCACAAGCATCGTGTGGGCATGGaggggggaaataaataaagacggGGGGGTCGGGGAGGGGGGGGCCGTGGCCCAATGCTGCAGGGAAGAGGGATGAGCTCGCACAACACTTCCTGGTTGGATGTTGTGGGTGTAGTGGTTCGGAAGACGGATGCTAGTGCAGgtgtgtttttaactttaagTCCTCGTCTGTGCTACTGCGGATATTGTTTTGAATGGATGTTTCCCtctctggttttaaaataatctCCGTCCACACCAGCTTcgttttaaaaaaatatctcaggaaaaCTTCAAACGCTCAAACAAATACGTCGGGTCAGTAGGTGGCGATGAAGTCTACATCGGCGATCCATCAAATAGCAGAGGAGAAGTTTGTTAGCGTGACCAGAAGCATGACCATCCCCGAAGTTAAACTCAAGGTGGAcgcattgttgttgttgttgttgttgtttcaggtgCTCACTcgttacacaaagcaacagcgGGCATGCACGATGTAAGCTGGTGATGTCATTGTCTCCCAAATGCTCCGTTTTACATATTCACAGGGAAACACTATACTTTTTGAAATTACTGTTTTaatacggtggccgagagagtTCAACACATGCAAACTGAGAAAACAACTTGTTTCCTGGGGACCTAAGAAAGTGATGCGcgtggctgtagttcaatgctttgtgaagtctgctactcgtcagtggtgatggaacttcacaaagcattgaactacagccacgTTCATCAATTTTTTaggtcccctggaaacatttcctgtGTCGCTTACGCAATTTGCAGccgtttctgtatttgcatgtgttgtgacaaaagttgttttcttaatttgcagtgtgttgagctctctcagCCACCGTAGTTTTAGCTGTTTGCGTGTGGACGAGAGGCTCAGAGGGAAAAGTTCATTTAGctaaatatctgcattagtgtggacGGGGGGTTTAAAGGTGTATAAgttgagtgtgtttctgtgtgcgtgtctggAGAGCTGGGAAGTCGACGTTGGGAGTGGGGGGGGCAGCACTTGAAGTCCAGCAGTCCGTTTGCCTGAGGCCTCCTCTCACTTGCACGTGTGCACGTCATAGACGCGCACGCACTCCTGACAGCTGACGTAGCAGCACCAGTGGAAGATGCAGTGGCACTTCTCCTTGCGTTTCTCAGTCCGGGTGTTGTGGCCGCGGCCGCAGCACAGCAGGTCGCAGCCCTCGATGCCGTGGGACGACACGTTGCAGACCCGGTCGCGTGTCCCGAACGAGCCCGTCTCTGTGTTGGGCTCGCAGAAGTTGGGCGAGCCCTCGTAGTAGACCAGGTCGCGCTCGGTGGGATGCTTGAAGAAGGCGTACTTGACCCGCAGCGTCTCCACCCAGCCGCGCGACTCCCGGTGCTTCTCCACCACCATCTCCGAGGCGCTGTCGTACTTGTCTTTCAGGTAGTCGCCCAGCATGCGGAAGTCCGGCTGCGCCCACCAACACGTCTTCACCTCGCAGCTTCCCGACAGGCCGTGGCATTTGCAGCGCAGGTGCATGTGGTCGAGGATGGTCTGAGGGCAGAGGACACGTTTAGGTTCAACTTGTAGGAAAATGTCAACACCTCAGCTTCTGGAATAAATATACACTTGAAATTATAACATCTATCTAAAGAGAATCGGACTCTGCACGATATTCAAGTTGATCATTTAAATTAGTGTTATTAATTGtcaattgctgcagctcctcttttcagcctctgtctgaaacacttgattttcactcctgtctctttaaggccccctgATTGGCCAGCTTGTCCAATCTgtcgtgattggtcaaccaccTCCGACGTGCATTATGCATATGTGGGGtattgtgacatcacaatgatgcGTAAGTATCGGTCTTTTCAActctgcagaacttttacattcacaagaAAAAACGTTATAACAcagtagaggaaagaaacagtgaaaaaacaTCACGTCTCCTTTGATTTAAACCAAAACGCAGCTATTTATGGATCTGGCGAGCGTTCAacatttgaaacatttgaattaCTTTTATTTCCTGATGCCTTTGAGCAACACTTGAGATCAAAAGGTCCCCTCGGCTTTGAGTGGCAGCTCCATCAGCTTGGAGTCGCGGCAGTTTCAGCAGATTCCAAAACATGAGGCACggtcatgaatatttaaacttTTCTAACGCTGTAGAACGCATCACTGCAGCAGATCCACAtgttctgatttatttttcttcgtCAATAAACCCCAAAAGATCTTTTACCGGTGGAGCCTTTGATCTGTGGACTTTTATTAACAATTTCCACAGGAACTAAATCAATAAAGCAACAAGCTGAAAGAATCTTTCCTTCCAAATGTGCTCATCCTCAAAGTGCTGGTTTTAATTTGAGAAGTGACTCATTGCTTGTGTGACAGTCGCCACCTCAGCTCTGATGGAATCCGATGGTTAGAAATTTAACAGGAAATTCAATAATGCAGACGAACAAAACCACTAAAGACTCGGAGCCGGCCAAGAATAACAATACGCCACTGGCTGCAGTTTACTGAAGTGCGGTGCAGCTGTGGAGTACAGAGGGCCTAATTCCCTCTGAAGTCACTGGCTCACTCCGTGACTGTGCTGCCGCGGGGCCAGTTTTACctttgtgttgtgattgtgttgtgCTTTAATTCTGCGGCTATATTTAGCCGCAGAATTCCCCTCGGCTGCGGCGGAAGGCAGGTGGCTGTGGCACCTCTggctgaggaggggggggagggggggtagaTATACTGGTGACATCACACTGAGCCTGTCATGCCAACATCAGGTCCCAGGGGCCCTCGGGGCTAAGTAGAGGAGCGTGAGAGGGCCAGGTGGAGACGAGGCTCCTGACACTGCTGCCGTTCACTTCGCTCCTGTGGTCTCTGACTGCTCCTGTGTGCGCTCATCAAAGACTTGTCTTGTTGCCGTGTGGTCCCTCCGTTTGCCCCTCGGCCAGCAGCCGGGGATTCTAGTTTCTCCCGGTGGTGACAGCAGCCACTGATGTTTTAAGTCTGGGCTGATTTCCTTCTTTCTCCCCAACCCCCGAACTCCTCAAGCTCGGGATATTTGACTGTCAGGggcttttttatttcattgggaTGCAAGGCATGAaaggcgagtgtgtgtgtgtgtgtgggggcacgGCAGCAATGAGGGTGTGTTGCCGTGATGAGCAATTAAACAGTCATTCAAAGTCAAGTGCTCATTTTCAGGTGGAAGCTCAGAAATGTGCGGACGAGTCGAAAACCAAATCCCGACCCGTCACATGAACAATTATAAAATCCTGAACGATAAAGTTTCCTGGATGAATTCACTCTGTCTCAGAGAAACTTATCGCCCAGAGTTTGCTGCACTTTCAGTTTTCACCTTCTGCTGTAACGCATAACGCACATTGTGCTGAGGTTGtctgacacaacaacacaacctgtGTTTATCTCGCAGTCAGTTGCAGATACTCAGTGAATCTTGTGAACATTACACCTCTGCTGTCAGATCTGTTTAGTCCTGTGATATTCAATATGTTCACTATCTGGACAAAAGTATGTGGACCTTCTCCTTTTGGGAAGCTCTTTCCAGAAAGGTGGACGCTTGTCATCGTAAAATACTGCAAAGGATGTTAGACAATCACATATGaatcttcttctttcttcttctttgttcggtttattggcgggtggccACCAACGttaaggtgcattaccgccatctactggagctgcttcttcttcttctacttcttctactCACTACGCCTCGTCAGTAGCTCGGCCGTGACATCGATGGCTGACGTTTGCAGGATGCATTGCCTAGCGGGTAGTCTGACACGCCCACTAACAGAGCCAGGTAAAGCGAGGGCGGAGGCTGAGAGGggcagctgaccaatcagagcggaCTGGgttttatcaggaggggggggtcttaaagagacaggagcgaaaaccaagtgtttcagacagaggctgaagagaggagctgcagcagtggacagaaTGAGTAGAGTGATATGTTTTCAGAACATAagagcatgaaaaccttttcgagtaataacccaaattagaattatgaacctgaatatgagcagaatatggaTACAGGATATTAACAGTACATCTTTGCACAGGGGCTTCACATGTGTCTGTTTACCGTGCGTCCGGCCTCGTTGTTGTGCCGGTTCATTGCCGAGCGAGCATCAGGGCGGTTCTCTCTGGCGTCGGCAAACTCTCTGGACACCAGGACCCCAAACTCCGCGTCCTCGCTGCAGCCGCCCCACTTCCAGCCCTCGCCGGGGGGTCCCTTGTGATGGGAGTCGCAGCCGCACATGGTGGACGTGCCCTCAGCGCAGGAGCGCGTCACCGCGAAGGCGACGCCTGCCGAGGCTATGGCGTGCACAAACGCTGACTCTCTGGTCGCTGAGGGGGAcagatgcagacagacagggagacagagtcAGTCTTTTGTTCAACATGGACAACATGTACTGCTGCCGTCATCCACAGAGCCAGGATCCCTCCAGGCAAACGTCTTTTAACACAACACTTCATCTTTGAGAAGCGACATTTACatacctgtaaaaaaaaacagcaaggcATACCTCTAACCCCCAACctctcatatttatttaacaataaGAAAACACGGTTCACACTATTTTCCAACGATCATCAGCGGTGATGAGGAAGCAAAGTGAAGGAGCCTAGAAGCAGAGTCCCTGCAGTGACATCAGCCCATTGTGGTTGTGTCAGGACGGCCTAACGCTCAGTGGGATCTCAGTGACCTCCTGTCATCCCTGAGGTGCGCTGCTTTGCATCTGGATAGTGTTTCAGGAATGTtgtcacccccccccacccctccatccagAGCCCAAGGCCTGCTGGTGAAACCGAGCGGTGTGTCAGTGCCGCTTCTTTTTCAACACTGAGGGATGGAGTTACGCCTCCTTTGAAGGCAACAGCTTATTATGTAACCAGACACCATTGTTTCACAATCACAGCACACTTACCGTGGCTCACCCGTTACATTCTACTagctctgttacacacacacacacacaggtagggGTACGAGGTGGCCTTAAGCGGCGGCTTGACTTCTCAAGAGCATCGAGTGGCCTCTGTTCCTGATGTGCACAGTTGCGTCATCGTTGGAGTTCTTAAATTTGTATGAACACGACCCGGAGAATTAAATTTGTGTTTCCCAGACCACAACGGCTACTAAAGCCAGAAATTCCTGTGCTACTCCGCTGCCACAGAAGCCACAGATACAGTTTACTAATGTTTGGTTGGAGGCTACTCATATTTTCCCACCCTGAACGAGACGGCacaacaaaaatacacttttcaTGCTCCGTGTTTTTGCCTGTTGAGCTGCTACGATCCCACAACGGTCAATATTTGTAGTGAATCTTGAAGCTGTTTGacgtttgagtgtgtgtttgtagaagAGGGATCGTCTGATGTGGTCTTTTATTGAGAAAATGTAATGCAGATGCTGCAAACCCATAAATCACACATACTTTATGTCtggtaacattttaaaaacacaaacttcgGGCATGTGTTGACTGTTGAGATCCAGAGCCtctatacatttattttcactgttcaTTCCCAGTAAAAAGATGCAGTTTCAGTCTAAATCTCCAGTGAACCCGTCCATGATGACCCACAGTCCTCAGGTTGGGCATCCCCGCTCGCCCTGGCAAGCCTCACTGGGCCCTCCACAACATGGGCCTGTGAGCCCTGGGCCCCGGGAGCCCTGGCTGTTAGCCAAGGCTAGCGCAGCTCCTGCTACCTGCTGGGCCCATCAATCCGCCTTTGTTTCCCTTGTGTCACACTGTATTATCCGCACAAAGGGCCCAGCGACTCGCGCCCCCGCAGCCCCGCTCTGCCCGGAGCTGGCATTCCCCAAACTCCCTaactccctcccctctcccctccaccAACACCCTGAGCTGAAATCCCATACACCACCACCCACCACAGGACCTCAGCCCCCCCGTTTCCTCCCGGCGTCCACCAACTGCACCGCCATGGCCAACACGCAGAGCACGGTGCCCGCGGCTGGTAGCGCTCTCCTCTCTAACGTCGAACACTTCCATCCTTCATCCCCTTCATCTCTGCTTCCTTTCCTACGCCCCTTGCTTCCTTCCCTTCCCTGTCCCAAAGTGCACACCCAGGCTAGGTTGGGAGAGATCCCctttcagcctgttttcatgACAGAGTCAAAAGGGCGTGTGAATGGGGCGTCCGTGGGAGCTGGACTGTGTGAGGCGAGCACTGGTCTTCATGCACAGTAGGGGTTGAGCGGAGCCCCCCAGCCCTTTTCTATTGCCTGTAATCTCATTTGGCCTCCCCTCTCCCTTTTATTTGACTGAGGAGCTTGGACTGCTCACGCTGCCCATTTCTGCCCAGATTCTTTCCCCTCTGACACACAGGGTAATTCATTTCCAATCAGcagcctcacaaacacacaaacttctAGCTTCATAATTAGGGAGTGTGAATAAAGCAGGACACCTGCACCTACTGTTTCCCCGCTGTCAGGTTTACTTGGACGCTTAAAGCCCAATTAGTATTCTGAGTGTGAAGCGTGTGATGGATGTCTCCAGTATATCACCTGCACTTGTCAGGCTCTGTTGATGGATTTACCTCGCTGACCCTCTTTCATGTATTAGAGTGTAAACACGCTCGGAAAAAACCCGAAAATAAGCCTCTGACTCTGCAGACAAATGCGAAACTGAAGTGGATGGAGGTTGGATAATGTGTCAGTGCTTGTAGCTGCGCTCATTTCTCGATGCAGCCAGGAAAGGTGTATATTATTGTAATTGCTCCAGCTAGTCAG
This is a stretch of genomic DNA from Hippoglossus stenolepis isolate QCI-W04-F060 chromosome 21, HSTE1.2, whole genome shotgun sequence. It encodes these proteins:
- the wnt3 gene encoding proto-oncogene Wnt-3; its protein translation is MDLYLIGYLMCVWLSSSRVLGGYPIWWSLALGQQYSSLGSQPILCGSIPGLVPKQLRFCRNYIEIMPSVAEGVKLGIQECQHQFRGRRWNCTTIKDNLAIFGPVLDKATRESAFVHAIASAGVAFAVTRSCAEGTSTMCGCDSHHKGPPGEGWKWGGCSEDAEFGVLVSREFADARENRPDARSAMNRHNNEAGRTTILDHMHLRCKCHGLSGSCEVKTCWWAQPDFRMLGDYLKDKYDSASEMVVEKHRESRGWVETLRVKYAFFKHPTERDLVYYEGSPNFCEPNTETGSFGTRDRVCNVSSHGIEGCDLLCCGRGHNTRTEKRKEKCHCIFHWCCYVSCQECVRVYDVHTCK